The genome window CGGGCGCAGCGTATCCCGCCGACTCCTGGGGGGGCCCACGCGTGTACCAGGCGGCGCCGGCGGGTGGGCCGGCGTCGTATGGTACCGAGTCGTTCTCCGACCTCCTGGCGCGGCTTCACGAGTTCGTTTCGCGCCTGCGCGACGAGTGGAACCAGTTCTGGAACCCGGGCCAGCCGCCACCGGCGCCCGCACCAGAGCCAGCACCGGCGCCGGCCCCGCAGCCGCAACCGGGAGCGACCTACATGGTGCAACCGGGCGACACGCTGTACGCCATCGCCCGCAAGACCCTGGGCGACGGCAACCGCTGGCCCGAGATCTACGAACTGAACAGGGGCGTAGTCGGTAGCAACCCGAACGTGATCCAGTCGGGCATGATCCTGCGCCTGCCGGACGGCGTCCAGGCGCCGCCACAGGCGCCGCCCGAGCCGCCGCCGGCCGACAACCCGCCCTTCGCGGGGGACGATATCGCGGGGGGCCTGCACATCCCGGCGCCGGGCACCAATCCCGACAGGCGCACCATCGAGACCCTGCTCGATCGGGCCGCCGACAAGTACGGGATCCCGCGGCCGATCCTCAAGGCCATCGCATTGCGCGAATCCAACTGGCGCCAGTACGACTCGAGCGGCAACCCCGTCGCCGGCCGCAACCCGTCGACCACCGACTGGGGCATCATGCAGATCAACGACTACTGGCACCCGGCGGCGATGCCGCGGGCCAAGACCGACATCGTCTACAACATCGAGTACGGCGCCAGGTACCTCGCGGGGCAGTACAAGCGCTATGGCTCGTGGCCCGACGCCGTCTCGGCCTACAACGCCGGGTCGGTCAAGAAGACCGACGGGCGGTACTCGAACCAGCCCTACGTGGACTTCGTGCTGGCCCACGCCCGCAACGACTGGGGCTGGCGGGGCTGATCAGAGGTTGATCACCGGGACCACCGTCCCACCGGTGGGCTGCGGCGACGGCGTGGCCGCGGGAGACGCCGCCGGGGACGGGGAGGCTTCGGGAACCGGAGAGGCCGTCGCCG of Candidatus Tanganyikabacteria bacterium contains these proteins:
- a CDS encoding transglycosylase SLT domain-containing protein, coding for MVGGVTPVGSFSVFRSAMRARAILPGNVAVLDGAGVPSGGGPGAAYPADSWGGPRVYQAAPAGGPASYGTESFSDLLARLHEFVSRLRDEWNQFWNPGQPPPAPAPEPAPAPAPQPQPGATYMVQPGDTLYAIARKTLGDGNRWPEIYELNRGVVGSNPNVIQSGMILRLPDGVQAPPQAPPEPPPADNPPFAGDDIAGGLHIPAPGTNPDRRTIETLLDRAADKYGIPRPILKAIALRESNWRQYDSSGNPVAGRNPSTTDWGIMQINDYWHPAAMPRAKTDIVYNIEYGARYLAGQYKRYGSWPDAVSAYNAGSVKKTDGRYSNQPYVDFVLAHARNDWGWRG